A stretch of Nitrospira sp. DNA encodes these proteins:
- the kdsA gene encoding 3-deoxy-8-phosphooctulonate synthase, which translates to MAKEVEIGNFKVGAGNRPFLIAGPCVIESEQLVMDTAGRIAEITKSLGIPYVFKASFDKANRTSIKSYRGPGLEQGLAVLKKVKDQLGLPVLTDVHTDEQATEAGKVVDVLQIPAFLCRQTDLLIAAAKTGKVVNVKKGQFLSPPEMANAVKKVEECGSQRIVLTERGSSFGYNNLVVDMRSFPIMRSFGYPVVFDATHSVQLPGGGGTKSSGQREFVEPLACAAAGAGVDGFFMEVHPNPDEALSDGPNMVPLHQLTSLLERVLRICEAAKPRN; encoded by the coding sequence ATGGCGAAGGAAGTCGAGATAGGAAACTTCAAGGTTGGCGCGGGAAACAGGCCGTTTCTGATCGCGGGGCCTTGTGTCATCGAGAGCGAACAGCTGGTGATGGATACGGCGGGCCGGATTGCCGAGATCACCAAGTCCCTCGGGATTCCCTACGTCTTCAAGGCCTCGTTCGATAAAGCCAACCGCACCTCGATCAAGTCCTATCGTGGTCCCGGCCTTGAGCAGGGGCTGGCGGTGCTGAAGAAGGTCAAAGACCAATTGGGGCTGCCGGTGCTGACGGATGTCCATACGGACGAGCAGGCAACTGAGGCGGGGAAGGTGGTCGATGTGCTGCAGATCCCCGCGTTTCTCTGCCGGCAGACCGATTTGCTCATCGCCGCGGCGAAGACCGGCAAGGTCGTCAATGTGAAGAAGGGGCAATTCCTCTCACCGCCCGAAATGGCCAACGCCGTCAAAAAGGTGGAGGAGTGCGGAAGCCAGCGCATTGTGCTGACCGAGCGCGGCTCGTCGTTCGGCTACAACAATCTCGTGGTCGATATGCGCTCCTTTCCCATCATGCGGAGCTTCGGCTATCCCGTCGTGTTCGACGCGACCCATAGTGTGCAGTTGCCGGGCGGCGGGGGCACCAAATCCAGCGGCCAGCGCGAGTTTGTCGAGCCCCTGGCCTGCGCGGCGGCCGGCGCCGGGGTGGACGGATTTTTTATGGAAGTGCACCCGAACCCGGACGAGGCGTTGTCAGATGGACCGAACATGGTGCCGCTGCATCAACTGACATCTTTGCTTGAACGGGTGCTTCGGATCTGTGAGGCCGCAAAACCACGGAACTGA
- a CDS encoding KpsF/GutQ family sugar-phosphate isomerase encodes MRRSKTTQLKPKPKRASTPKGIKSLGSLGDGKRVLEIEARAVHAMVERLDESFAKAVDVLFRCKGKVVVSGMGKSGLIGQKIAATLASTGTSSFFLHPAEGVHGDLGMLARRDALIAISNSGETAELLQILPYVERMGIPVIGLTGRMNSTLAKNSHVALDVSVAEEACPMGLAPTASTTVTLAMGDALAVALLQKRGFQEEDFAQFHPGGSLGRRLLVRVKDLMHGGANLPQVEESVAGTTAMLEMTAKKLGMTTVVDQAGKLAGIITDGDLRRFIQRGGDFAKATARELASRNPKTIGPDVLAAKAVEMMERFSITTLVVTEGDRNIRGVIHLHDLLKSGIV; translated from the coding sequence ATGCGACGCAGCAAAACCACGCAATTAAAGCCCAAGCCAAAGCGGGCCTCCACTCCCAAGGGGATCAAGAGCCTGGGGAGCCTGGGCGACGGCAAGCGGGTGCTTGAAATCGAGGCGCGTGCCGTCCATGCGATGGTTGAGCGCCTGGACGAGTCGTTCGCCAAGGCGGTGGATGTGCTCTTCCGGTGCAAGGGGAAGGTCGTCGTGTCCGGCATGGGCAAGTCCGGCCTGATCGGACAGAAGATCGCGGCGACGCTCGCCAGCACCGGCACCTCCTCATTCTTTCTCCATCCTGCCGAAGGCGTGCACGGTGATCTGGGTATGCTGGCTCGCCGCGATGCCTTGATTGCGATTTCCAATAGCGGGGAGACGGCGGAACTGTTGCAGATCCTGCCCTACGTCGAGCGCATGGGCATTCCGGTCATCGGGCTCACGGGCCGGATGAATTCCACGCTGGCGAAAAACAGCCATGTGGCCCTGGATGTGTCGGTGGCGGAAGAGGCCTGTCCGATGGGGCTGGCGCCGACGGCCAGCACGACCGTGACGCTCGCCATGGGCGATGCGTTGGCCGTTGCGCTCTTGCAGAAGCGCGGGTTTCAGGAAGAAGACTTTGCCCAGTTCCATCCGGGCGGGTCCCTGGGCCGCCGGTTGCTAGTGCGGGTGAAGGATCTCATGCACGGCGGCGCCAATCTTCCACAAGTCGAGGAATCCGTCGCCGGGACGACGGCCATGCTGGAAATGACGGCCAAGAAGCTCGGGATGACGACCGTCGTCGATCAGGCCGGCAAGCTTGCGGGCATTATCACGGACGGGGATTTGCGGCGCTTCATTCAGCGCGGCGGAGATTTTGCCAAGGCCACGGCGCGCGAGCTGGCGTCCCGGAATCCCAAGACGATCGGCCCCGATGTGCTGGCGGCCAAGGCCGTGGAAATGATGGAGCGGTTTTCCATCACCACGCTCGTCGTCACCGAAGGCGATCGCAACATCCGCGGCGTCATTCATTTGCATGATCTCTTGAAAAGCGGCATCGTTTAG
- the pgsA gene encoding CDP-diacylglycerol--glycerol-3-phosphate 3-phosphatidyltransferase — MNRVLEVWREIGQESLNLPNLLTLVRILLIPVFVALFITPTPDRSLSAAIVFVVAAVTDLLDGYIARRTGQVTKLGKLLDPIADKLLVLSALILLVNIDRVSALVAILVIAREVAVTGIRAIAAGEGLIIAAEATGKYKMALQVVAIVLLILEGTGLAELGNLHLAGSATLYLSLVLGYISGGQYVWSFWKQVVAKGL; from the coding sequence ATGAACCGCGTCTTGGAAGTCTGGCGGGAAATCGGACAGGAGTCGCTCAACCTCCCCAATCTTCTCACGCTCGTCCGCATCCTGCTGATTCCCGTCTTCGTGGCCCTCTTTATTACGCCGACGCCGGACCGGTCGCTGAGCGCGGCCATCGTGTTTGTGGTGGCGGCGGTGACGGATTTGCTGGATGGCTATATCGCCCGCCGAACGGGACAAGTCACGAAGCTTGGGAAGTTGCTCGATCCGATTGCGGATAAGCTGCTGGTGCTGTCGGCCTTGATTCTCCTGGTCAATATCGACCGGGTCAGCGCGCTCGTGGCGATTCTCGTCATCGCGCGTGAAGTGGCGGTCACCGGCATCCGGGCCATTGCCGCCGGTGAGGGCTTGATCATTGCCGCGGAGGCCACCGGCAAATACAAGATGGCGCTGCAGGTGGTGGCGATCGTGTTGCTGATTCTTGAAGGGACGGGGCTCGCCGAACTGGGCAATCTCCACCTCGCCGGCAGTGCCACGCTCTACCTGTCGCTGGTGTTGGGCTACATCTCGGGCGGGCAGTATGTCTGGAGTTTTTGGAAGCAGGTTGTCGCCAAGGGCCTGTAG
- the plsY gene encoding glycerol-3-phosphate 1-O-acyltransferase PlsY, with translation MDMNWLLGALIVVGYLLGAVPFGVVVSKAMGLPDPRTVGSKNVGFTNVLRVSGKKAGLLTLAGDMGKGWVMGYAATQLLQDEWTILLVALAPFLGHLFSPFLGFTGGKGVATALGSVLGVAPVIGVTLLLAWLGAVALWRYSSGGALTAFGLFPLIAALARPTVGFVLFSVIVSGLIVFKHKGNIERLWNGTESKIGQKKP, from the coding sequence ATGGACATGAATTGGCTGCTTGGTGCTCTGATTGTGGTCGGATATCTGCTCGGCGCGGTGCCCTTCGGCGTCGTGGTGTCGAAGGCGATGGGGCTGCCAGATCCGCGCACGGTCGGGAGCAAGAATGTCGGCTTTACCAACGTGCTGCGAGTCTCGGGGAAGAAGGCCGGCCTGCTCACCTTGGCCGGCGATATGGGCAAGGGGTGGGTCATGGGGTATGCGGCCACACAGCTGCTGCAAGACGAATGGACCATCCTGCTCGTGGCGCTCGCGCCGTTTCTCGGCCACCTCTTTTCGCCGTTCCTGGGCTTTACCGGCGGCAAGGGGGTCGCCACCGCCTTGGGTTCGGTGCTCGGCGTGGCCCCCGTCATTGGTGTGACGCTGCTGCTGGCCTGGCTGGGCGCGGTCGCGCTCTGGCGCTATTCCTCAGGCGGCGCACTGACGGCCTTCGGCCTCTTTCCGCTCATTGCTGCTCTCGCCCGTCCCACGGTGGGCTTTGTCCTCTTCTCTGTCATCGTCAGCGGCCTCATCGTGTTCAAGCACAAGGGGAACATTGAGCGCTTGTGGAACGGGACGGAGAGTAAGATCGGACAGAAGAAACCGTAG
- the rnhA gene encoding ribonuclease HI, whose product MIEIYTDGACSGNPGPGGWGALLRISETETELCGGEPATTNNRMELLAVIEALQSLKEPVTALVYTDSQYVQKGISEWIHNWKRRGWKTASKAPVKNEDLWRRLDALASGHTIEWRWVKGHAGHPDNERVDALARAGLEQARRAGKAIGGTKNGAEQAWDGNLF is encoded by the coding sequence ATGATCGAAATTTATACAGACGGTGCCTGCAGCGGGAATCCCGGTCCTGGCGGATGGGGCGCGCTGCTGCGCATCAGCGAAACCGAAACGGAACTCTGCGGCGGCGAGCCCGCGACCACGAACAATCGCATGGAGTTGCTCGCCGTCATTGAGGCCTTGCAATCGCTCAAAGAGCCGGTCACCGCGCTGGTCTACACCGATTCGCAGTATGTCCAGAAGGGCATCAGCGAATGGATTCACAACTGGAAGCGGCGGGGCTGGAAGACGGCCAGCAAGGCCCCGGTCAAGAACGAGGATCTCTGGCGCCGCCTGGATGCGCTGGCATCCGGCCATACGATCGAATGGCGCTGGGTGAAGGGCCACGCGGGGCATCCGGACAACGAACGTGTCGATGCGCTGGCTCGCGCCGGTCTGGAACAGGCGCGCCGCGCCGGGAAGGCGATCGGCGGAACGAAGAACGGTGCTGAACAAGCGTGGGACGGGAATCTATTCTGA
- a CDS encoding PilZ domain-containing protein: MAQQMSALDHYERGLVLKQVQMLPQAIEDFKKASLSPDCAGKAHVQIALCLKASGRHEEAVMAFRQAAVSPTVSPEEQRHILYHMGQTLELLGRHAESLEVYGWIRKEAPGFLDVAQRIKYLSSGGRAPVPQSKGSWHVCMEEVKKRGRQLKPHVNALLEQTGQWLSRQAKSLKGHRLFERASAGSSGQPIRLVQQARISRQPGQPASCARAADKRRHARAPVCLQSHFSAKSRRMTGEGVLRDLSPWGCRVTSFAAVPVGERVECCIFLQGMANPVVIEGAVVRWINSREFGLSFTSVRPVVQRQIEKLCRAQAA; encoded by the coding sequence ATGGCCCAACAGATGTCAGCACTTGATCATTATGAGCGCGGGTTGGTCCTCAAGCAGGTGCAGATGCTCCCTCAGGCGATCGAGGATTTTAAAAAAGCCTCCCTCAGTCCAGACTGTGCCGGAAAAGCCCATGTCCAAATTGCCTTATGCCTCAAGGCCTCCGGGCGCCATGAAGAAGCCGTGATGGCATTCCGGCAAGCTGCCGTGTCGCCTACGGTGTCGCCCGAAGAACAGCGACACATTCTCTATCATATGGGGCAGACGCTGGAATTGCTGGGCCGGCATGCGGAAAGCCTCGAAGTATATGGGTGGATTAGAAAAGAGGCCCCTGGATTTCTCGATGTGGCACAACGGATCAAGTATCTGAGTTCCGGCGGTCGAGCACCAGTTCCTCAGTCCAAGGGTTCCTGGCATGTCTGCATGGAAGAGGTGAAGAAGCGTGGCCGGCAATTAAAGCCTCATGTGAATGCCTTGTTGGAGCAGACCGGGCAATGGCTTAGTCGGCAGGCGAAAAGTCTAAAGGGGCATCGCTTGTTTGAGAGAGCGAGTGCCGGTTCCTCAGGCCAGCCTATACGGCTGGTCCAGCAGGCCCGCATCTCGAGGCAGCCAGGCCAACCGGCGTCATGCGCTCGCGCGGCAGATAAGCGGCGGCATGCCCGCGCGCCGGTCTGTTTGCAGAGTCATTTTTCTGCAAAAAGTCGAAGGATGACTGGTGAGGGCGTGTTGCGTGACCTGTCACCATGGGGCTGTCGTGTCACAAGTTTTGCGGCGGTTCCGGTAGGGGAGCGCGTGGAGTGTTGCATCTTCCTGCAGGGCATGGCCAACCCGGTCGTCATTGAAGGCGCTGTGGTGCGCTGGATCAACTCGCGCGAATTCGGCCTCTCGTTCACCAGCGTCCGCCCTGTAGTCCAGCGGCAGATCGAGAAGCTCTGTCGAGCGCAAGCTGCGTGA
- a CDS encoding type II toxin-antitoxin system RelE/ParE family toxin: MKPFQPIIPPHVAEVIRALHPDLKRSIKAAIRAIAIDPECGEPLRRELRGLWKFRVRRFRIVYATDRARHTIRLMAVGPRQSIYEDLTAQLREKVE; the protein is encoded by the coding sequence GTGAAGCCCTTTCAGCCCATCATCCCTCCGCATGTGGCGGAGGTCATCCGCGCGCTCCATCCCGATCTGAAACGATCGATCAAAGCCGCGATTCGCGCGATTGCCATCGATCCGGAATGCGGGGAGCCGCTGCGCCGCGAACTGCGCGGACTCTGGAAGTTTCGCGTGCGCCGCTTTCGGATCGTCTATGCCACCGACCGAGCCCGCCACACCATTCGCCTCATGGCCGTTGGCCCTCGCCAATCGATCTACGAAGACCTCACGGCTCAGCTGCGGGAAAAAGTCGAATAA
- a CDS encoding type II toxin-antitoxin system prevent-host-death family antitoxin — protein sequence MAKTLPLSEVKTRLPELITGVDEREEEVIVTKNGRPAAMLVNVQEYARLKETLDVLSDPAMMHQIAESQAFYRTGKKGLSFEDVFGEPIAPAKKRRTA from the coding sequence ATGGCAAAAACGCTGCCCTTGTCAGAAGTGAAGACGCGGCTTCCGGAGCTGATCACCGGCGTCGATGAACGTGAGGAAGAGGTGATCGTCACCAAGAACGGCAGGCCTGCGGCGATGCTCGTCAACGTGCAGGAGTATGCCCGCCTGAAAGAGACGCTCGACGTGCTGAGCGATCCGGCCATGATGCACCAGATCGCCGAGAGCCAGGCCTTCTACCGAACCGGCAAGAAAGGTCTCTCGTTCGAGGACGTGTTCGGGGAACCAATTGCGCCCGCCAAGAAGCGCCGCACTGCGTGA
- a CDS encoding helix-turn-helix transcriptional regulator translates to MTTSTIQSRELMNEKKQRFHIGVVVRTHPRFASLTPREYEVLQWVVQGKSNGDIAVILGLALRTVKKHLERVFAKLGIHSRFEAMALCYELAYRQEDAGQQDGTYDRSRIVRDRPS, encoded by the coding sequence ATGACCACATCAACAATCCAAAGCCGGGAGCTCATGAACGAGAAAAAACAACGGTTCCATATCGGGGTTGTCGTCCGAACGCATCCCCGATTCGCCTCTTTGACTCCTCGGGAGTACGAAGTCCTGCAGTGGGTTGTGCAAGGCAAATCGAACGGGGATATCGCCGTGATTCTGGGCCTGGCTCTCCGCACGGTCAAGAAACACCTGGAACGAGTGTTTGCCAAGTTGGGCATTCACAGCCGGTTTGAGGCAATGGCGCTCTGTTATGAACTGGCTTATCGGCAGGAAGATGCCGGGCAGCAGGATGGCACATACGACCGAAGCCGTATTGTCAGGGATAGGCCGTCCTGA
- a CDS encoding Ig domain-containing protein — MSTTAGSTASGADGSFTVPAPVNDRAVIHVEASGFAEAFPVARVVSGQTTTVGVKLLPVGSTQPVTVASGGTVTVPNSTAQVDLPANGLVPQNGGTVAGTVNVSVTPINPAVDPKLMPGDFTGLSAGGTTPIESFGAIVVDIRDNAGNRYNLAAGKTATIRIPLGTKSSNPPTTIPLWYFDETSGLWKEEGTATLQGTAPNQYYEGTVSHFSTWNADDPMLRTWVNGCVQDANGQRVAYAWVESDGIDYSGGDSDWTMADGTFKVGVRKGGSSAVRVVKYNSNPFSFEVISNSVTVTSSPNDPTDFVRTLQNCLVVNPGVLTVATSVLAGGNVNAVYNQTLAATGGVPGYAWSLNAGSNPLPAGLSLNASGVILGTPTAAGTTTITVKVTDSVGGIATKQLSITISPAGVMPISITTASPLPAGVVGSTYNLSLAATGGTGTRTWSVTAGSLPTGLTLNPSTGAISGIPTTQGTATFTVQVADSGNPQQSDQRQLSLTINSVGGGGGGTLTVTGAPASVGGSFVVNPSDIVIEDFFGFRGVVWGEVVSGGHIEGVGVVYELSTGNLVSSSFFISDGGVYKQWSCFTPLGSPLPGWTPCSGVTLDVSTGTVTFANATLGDIENLVPTITLNGSLSVTP; from the coding sequence GTGAGCACAACGGCAGGGTCGACTGCGTCAGGCGCCGATGGCAGCTTCACGGTACCAGCTCCGGTGAATGATCGTGCTGTCATCCACGTTGAGGCCAGCGGGTTTGCGGAGGCGTTTCCAGTTGCACGGGTAGTATCGGGGCAGACTACGACGGTTGGCGTCAAGTTGCTCCCGGTCGGGTCTACGCAGCCCGTGACGGTGGCGAGCGGTGGAACTGTGACGGTACCCAACTCGACGGCGCAGGTCGATCTGCCCGCCAATGGGCTGGTTCCCCAAAATGGCGGCACGGTAGCCGGAACGGTCAATGTGTCCGTTACTCCGATTAACCCCGCAGTCGATCCGAAGTTAATGCCTGGTGACTTTACCGGCTTATCGGCTGGAGGAACGACGCCGATTGAAAGCTTTGGCGCGATCGTTGTGGATATCCGCGACAATGCCGGTAATCGCTATAACTTAGCGGCAGGCAAGACCGCGACGATCCGGATTCCGTTAGGGACCAAAAGCTCGAATCCTCCCACCACCATTCCCCTCTGGTATTTCGATGAGACAAGCGGGTTATGGAAGGAGGAAGGTACGGCGACGCTCCAAGGAACGGCTCCAAATCAGTATTACGAAGGGACTGTCTCACATTTCAGTACGTGGAATGCGGATGATCCGATGCTGCGAACGTGGGTGAATGGCTGCGTGCAGGATGCAAATGGGCAGCGGGTGGCCTATGCATGGGTGGAGAGTGACGGCATTGACTACTCAGGAGGCGATTCTGATTGGACGATGGCCGACGGGACATTCAAAGTAGGAGTCCGGAAAGGCGGATCATCGGCAGTCAGGGTAGTTAAGTATAATTCTAATCCATTTAGTTTCGAGGTGATCAGTAATTCTGTGACGGTGACCTCGTCGCCCAATGACCCCACGGATTTTGTACGAACCTTGCAGAATTGCCTGGTTGTGAACCCCGGGGTCTTGACGGTTGCCACCTCCGTGTTGGCGGGGGGCAATGTGAATGCCGTCTACAATCAGACATTAGCCGCAACCGGCGGCGTGCCAGGCTATGCCTGGAGTCTGAATGCCGGGTCGAATCCCTTGCCGGCCGGATTGTCGTTGAATGCATCCGGCGTGATTTTGGGTACGCCGACGGCGGCGGGCACGACGACGATCACGGTGAAGGTCACGGACTCGGTCGGCGGGATCGCGACCAAACAGCTGAGCATCACGATCAGTCCGGCTGGGGTGATGCCCATCAGCATCACGACCGCCTCGCCGCTACCGGCAGGAGTCGTTGGGTCTACCTACAATCTTTCGCTGGCAGCCACGGGGGGAACCGGCACCAGAACGTGGAGCGTGACTGCCGGGTCGTTGCCGACAGGACTGACACTCAATCCGTCCACTGGGGCGATCAGTGGCATACCTACGACACAGGGGACGGCTACGTTTACCGTTCAAGTGGCGGATAGTGGGAATCCACAACAGTCTGATCAGCGGCAACTGAGTCTGACCATCAACTCAGTCGGTGGTGGCGGAGGAGGCACGCTTACGGTGACTGGTGCACCAGCGAGCGTGGGAGGGAGTTTTGTCGTGAATCCGAGCGATATTGTTATAGAAGACTTCTTTGGGTTTAGAGGTGTTGTATGGGGTGAGGTAGTTTCAGGGGGCCATATAGAGGGAGTAGGGGTAGTCTATGAGCTCTCAACAGGGAACCTAGTAAGTTCATCCTTCTTTATCTCAGATGGAGGGGTGTACAAACAGTGGTCTTGTTTCACGCCGTTAGGTTCTCCGCTTCCTGGGTGGACTCCATGTAGTGGGGTTACGTTGGACGTCAGTACAGGGACGGTCACTTTTGCGAACGCGACGTTGGGTGACATTGAAAATCTAGTACCTACCATTACCCTGAATGGCTCGTTGAGCGTTACGCCGTGA
- a CDS encoding tetratricopeptide repeat protein, which yields MKENALLQVRRGVGSVGLVMLGLLLGGCSKAFVIVDVPVKPEFIPPGSIREVDVHAFQGPQECAPELEKGVKARAVEDFTVTIPGLPDLEGPLEVDGTVEKCSMRMGYGVLNATMRLSHAGKPLYQKTVREESNRPGASTEEMQAALVKRVIDKFAAMFVSGKRGELREGRPLGSADPGWIAAKEKNWKLAIEFWSKHLAQNQNDARAWYNRGIAHEGLWEFKEAVADYKKASELERDDVYTQALVRAEKFLRDSIVINAAKKSRE from the coding sequence ATGAAAGAGAATGCATTGCTGCAGGTCAGGCGAGGTGTTGGGTCGGTTGGTTTGGTCATGCTGGGTCTTTTACTGGGAGGGTGTTCGAAAGCTTTCGTCATTGTCGATGTGCCGGTGAAGCCGGAATTTATACCGCCAGGGAGTATTAGAGAAGTCGACGTGCATGCGTTTCAAGGGCCTCAGGAATGTGCACCAGAGCTAGAGAAGGGGGTCAAGGCGCGAGCAGTGGAAGACTTCACAGTGACGATACCTGGGCTTCCCGATTTGGAGGGGCCTCTGGAAGTCGATGGGACTGTCGAGAAATGCTCCATGCGAATGGGGTATGGCGTATTGAATGCGACGATGCGTCTGTCGCATGCAGGGAAGCCGTTGTACCAAAAAACAGTGCGGGAGGAATCAAATAGACCCGGGGCTTCGACCGAAGAGATGCAGGCTGCGCTGGTGAAGCGGGTGATTGATAAGTTCGCGGCGATGTTTGTGTCAGGGAAAAGGGGCGAACTTCGAGAGGGCCGCCCGTTGGGATCTGCAGACCCTGGGTGGATTGCGGCAAAAGAGAAAAACTGGAAACTGGCGATCGAGTTCTGGAGCAAGCACCTTGCTCAAAATCAGAATGATGCGCGTGCATGGTACAACCGCGGCATTGCCCATGAGGGGTTGTGGGAGTTCAAGGAAGCGGTGGCTGATTATAAGAAGGCGTCAGAGCTGGAACGGGATGATGTCTATACGCAGGCGCTTGTGCGAGCGGAGAAGTTTCTTCGAGACTCCATTGTCATCAATGCCGCTAAAAAGTCGAGGGAGTAA
- a CDS encoding LPP20 family lipoprotein, which translates to MNSVGEGKPGQLKRGVTGVVQNAGLMGGAIMLVVLWGSVFSLPVHAEPVVKVLFGTDKCTFLPERLAPSWVNKRPLTTDFVGVGSAPHMANPTEQIQTAEGNARAALAAEVSVSVKDEIVQDMKEDQGVTMMKIESLTKQVVDQTLSGSRIEERYLDRQNCMVYALAMISKADVEAERRKTWEKWRKMFKNKQLMLLDRSEAQGEMVTATRGHLDALFKQIGNKLVASDSGHSVCADDPLQPACQQPADIIYAGYKVVLDKEAEASGMKRRIYKLIGTVRFKDRVIASFDAACQGTAKVGQEYVIDQQAAKSCFEKTRPVIEKGMEGSE; encoded by the coding sequence ATGAATAGCGTAGGGGAGGGCAAACCAGGGCAGTTGAAGAGGGGTGTTACAGGAGTTGTCCAAAACGCTGGATTGATGGGGGGCGCCATCATGCTGGTGGTGCTGTGGGGATCGGTCTTTAGCCTGCCTGTGCATGCCGAGCCGGTGGTGAAAGTGCTGTTTGGCACTGACAAGTGCACTTTTTTGCCGGAACGTCTTGCGCCAAGTTGGGTTAATAAGCGTCCCCTCACCACAGATTTTGTGGGAGTCGGCAGTGCTCCGCACATGGCAAATCCCACCGAGCAGATCCAGACCGCGGAGGGGAATGCACGGGCGGCTTTGGCCGCTGAAGTTTCAGTGTCGGTCAAAGATGAGATTGTGCAGGATATGAAAGAAGACCAGGGCGTCACAATGATGAAAATCGAATCCCTGACCAAGCAGGTTGTCGATCAGACTTTGTCTGGGTCGAGAATCGAAGAACGGTATTTGGATCGGCAAAATTGCATGGTATATGCGCTCGCAATGATTTCCAAAGCGGATGTTGAAGCGGAGAGGCGGAAGACCTGGGAGAAGTGGCGCAAAATGTTCAAGAACAAGCAGCTCATGCTCCTCGACCGATCTGAGGCGCAGGGCGAGATGGTCACTGCTACTCGCGGTCATCTCGATGCGCTGTTCAAACAAATAGGGAATAAGCTGGTGGCTTCAGATAGCGGGCACAGTGTATGTGCCGATGATCCGTTGCAGCCTGCCTGTCAGCAGCCAGCCGACATCATCTATGCCGGTTATAAAGTCGTGCTGGACAAGGAAGCCGAGGCGTCAGGGATGAAGCGCCGGATCTATAAGCTGATCGGGACGGTTCGATTCAAAGATCGTGTCATTGCCTCCTTTGATGCGGCGTGCCAGGGCACCGCGAAGGTCGGTCAGGAGTATGTGATCGATCAACAGGCGGCCAAATCCTGTTTCGAGAAAACCAGGCCGGTGATTGAAAAGGGCATGGAGGGGTCTGAGTAA
- a CDS encoding LPP20 family lipoprotein, with protein MKRDNGMKAGMLVAMGAVAIMSLVTGCAEQKPMGQEADGMARVDTPIQDVKGLPKWVNQKGAAFSGERRVLHGVGSASGIRNPTLRRRAAEGQARNDMAATLQVYVAGLQKQYMAETTAGDMSKVEVEQHIQDTMKQVTEATLVGVQIVEYWEHPMRNEAYALARLDMEQFMEIMKSYKSASAGFAQLDAGLREWVRNNAEKAHDQLNDELQKKK; from the coding sequence ATGAAGCGTGACAACGGAATGAAAGCGGGGATGCTGGTGGCGATGGGGGCTGTGGCGATCATGTCGCTGGTGACTGGCTGCGCAGAGCAGAAACCGATGGGGCAGGAAGCGGACGGAATGGCCAGGGTCGATACGCCGATTCAGGATGTGAAGGGCCTGCCGAAGTGGGTGAATCAGAAGGGCGCGGCCTTCAGTGGGGAACGGCGCGTGCTGCACGGTGTGGGGAGCGCCTCAGGAATTAGAAATCCGACCTTGCGCCGGCGGGCGGCGGAAGGCCAGGCGCGGAACGACATGGCGGCGACGCTGCAGGTCTACGTGGCCGGCTTGCAGAAACAGTATATGGCCGAGACCACAGCCGGCGATATGTCGAAGGTCGAGGTGGAGCAGCATATCCAGGACACGATGAAGCAGGTGACCGAAGCGACGCTCGTCGGCGTGCAGATTGTGGAGTACTGGGAGCATCCTATGCGGAACGAGGCCTATGCGCTGGCTCGGCTGGACATGGAGCAGTTCATGGAAATCATGAAGTCGTACAAGTCCGCGAGTGCCGGATTTGCGCAGCTGGATGCCGGTCTTCGGGAATGGGTCCGCAATAACGCCGAAAAAGCTCATGACCAGCTGAATGACGAGCTGCAGAAGAAAAAGTAG